GCCCTGGTTACAGTTGTTAAAGGGATAAATGAACCAAGGATGCCGACCTATCTTGAGATCTACGAAGCCTCAAAAAAGGATACACATAAATGGTGTGCAGAAGATCTGGGTCTGAAAGAGGATGAGATAGGCGTTCAGGGCTCCCCCACAAGGATTATTAACGTCTTTGCACCGGAGGCAAAAAGGGAGTGTAAAATGCTCAGGGGTTCGATAGAGGATATATCCAGCAGATTAATCAATGACCTGAAAAGTAAGGAATTAGTATGAAAGAGATGGACCAGTATAGAGGTGTTTTGGTATTTGCAGAGCGGAAGGACAGCCAGGTAATAAAGGGTAGTCTTGAACTCCTGTCTTTGGGGCGAGGGCTTGCCGATGAGCTTCAGGTAGAACTGTCAGCTCTTTTGGTAGGGGATCGTTTAGGCAGCATTCCAGAGGAACTTATATACTATGGGGCAGATGTAGTATATGTGATAGAGAACCCTATCCTTGAAAGGTATACTACATCTCCCTACCATAGTATCGTATGTGATTTAATCAGAAAAAATAAACCAGAGATAGTCCTCTTTAGTGCCACGCATCTTGGTATGGATTTGGCTCCCAGAGTAGCCTGTGAGCTGAAGACAGGACTGAGTGCTCACTGTGTGGATTTAAAGATGGATAAGGAAAATAGACAGTTGCTTCAGATTTGCCCGTATTTTGATTACATGGCGACTATCGTAACCGATACGAGGCCCCAAATGGCTACAGTTCAGCCTGGCATAGCCTCCCTTCCAAAACGAGATGATTCCAGACATGGAAAGACGGTAATGGTTGAATTTGAGATAGAGCCCGGAGATGTTAAGGTCGTTGAGGTGGAGGTAAAAAAGGAAGAAGGTACCGAAAAGATTGAAGAAGCGGATATTATTATTGCCGTGGGCCGTGGGCTTAAAGATATGCGGTTGGCTGAGGAACTGGCTTCTGCTCTTGGAGGAACAATTGGTGCAACCCAGCCTGTTACCGATGCTGGCTTATTACCTGAATCACGCATGATAGGGCAAACAGGCAAGATGGTTCAGCCGAAGCTGTATATTGCCTGTGGAATTTCCGGTGCAGGGCAGCACATTGTAGGAATGCAAAATTCAGGCACTATCGTTGCAATTAATACAGATGAAAAGGCCCCTATATTTAAGGTAGCTGACTATGGTATTGTTGGGGATGTTACTAAAGTAATACCGGCACTCATTGACTCTTTAAAGGGTTAAAGGGGTGTCTCTTC
This genomic window from Thermodesulfobacteriota bacterium contains:
- a CDS encoding electron transfer flavoprotein subunit alpha/FixB family protein, whose protein sequence is MKEMDQYRGVLVFAERKDSQVIKGSLELLSLGRGLADELQVELSALLVGDRLGSIPEELIYYGADVVYVIENPILERYTTSPYHSIVCDLIRKNKPEIVLFSATHLGMDLAPRVACELKTGLSAHCVDLKMDKENRQLLQICPYFDYMATIVTDTRPQMATVQPGIASLPKRDDSRHGKTVMVEFEIEPGDVKVVEVEVKKEEGTEKIEEADIIIAVGRGLKDMRLAEELASALGGTIGATQPVTDAGLLPESRMIGQTGKMVQPKLYIACGISGAGQHIVGMQNSGTIVAINTDEKAPIFKVADYGIVGDVTKVIPALIDSLKG